A region from the Hydra vulgaris chromosome 08, alternate assembly HydraT2T_AEP genome encodes:
- the LOC136084148 gene encoding tigger transposable element-derived protein 1-like, whose product MDEGGYTANQVFNADETGLFWKKMPSRSYITQEQNKLPGKKIMKDRLTFLLCGNATGLCKIKPLLVYKSETPRAFGKNFDKSTLPVFWRSNKKAWVTRVVFKDWLNEVFAPEVKAFFSENSIEEKALLLLDNAPGHPPGDSLLPGNSWIRIEFLPPNTTSILQPMDQLVIANFKKLYTKLLFDLLFERCQLELDSMSVTKFWKESFNIKECIVLITKAWKKVTQKTLNTAWRPLYPAACQSAPGPGEEDEDEDAIFADIVATARNLNMEVDANDLTALVQENTDDLSVEDLRELAAELAEATGETAEEEEPIKSADIKNLFIHWDKVQEFLMAHHPKKFEVEQALDHVEAVGVKHFRAMLKAREKQTTIDKFFTAGPSAAAGPSGTAQKRAAAIDLADDSD is encoded by the exons ATGGATGAAGGTGGCTACACTGCCAATCAAGTCTTTAATGCTGATGAGACTGGTCTGTTCTGGAAGAAAATGCCCAGCCGCTCCTACATCACCCAGGAACAGAACAAGCTGCCAGGAAAGAAGATCATGAAGGACAGGCTGACCTTTCTTCTCTGTGGCAATGCCACTGGCCTTTGCAAGATCAAGCCACTGCTGGTCTACAAGTCAGAGACTCCAAGGGCATTTGGGAAGAATTTTGACAAGTCCACCCTGCCTGTTTTTTGGAGGTCCAACAAGAAGGCCTGGGTCACCAGAGTCGTTTTCAAGGATTGGCTCAATGAAGTCTTTGCTCCTGAGGTCAAGGCTTTTTTTTCTGAGAACAGCATTGAGGAGAAGGCCCTTCTGCTCTTGGATAATGCCCCTGGTCACCCTCCTGGTGACTCTCTGCTACCAGGCAACAGTTGGATCAGA attgagttcctGCCTCCCAACACCACCTCTATCCTCCAACCCATGGATCAACTGGTCATTGCTAACTTCAAGAAGCTCTACACAAAGCTGCTCTTTGACCTGCTGTTTGAAAG GTGCCAGCTGGAACTTGACTCAATGTCTGTCACCAAGTTTTGGAAGGAAAGCTTCAACATCAAGGAGTGCATCGTTCTCATCACCAAAGCCTGGAAGAAGGTCACTCAAAAAACCCTAAACACTGCTTGGAGGCCCCTGTATCCAGCTGCCTGCCAATCTGCACCAGGACCAGGAGAGGAAGATGAGGACGAAGACGCCATCTTTGCTGACATTGTGGCAACTGCCAGGAACCTCAACATGGAAGTGGATGCCAACGATTTGACTGCCCTTGTTCAAGAGAACACTGACGACCTGAGTGTGGAGGACCTGAGGGAGTTGGCTGCTGAACTAGCTGAAGCAACTGGAGAGACTGCTGAGGAGGAGGAACCCATTAAGTCAGCTGAcatcaaaaatcttttcatcCACTGGGACAAAGTCCAAGAATTTTTAATGGCCCACCATCCCAAGAAGTTTGAGGTGGAGCAAGCTCTTGACCATGTTGAAGCTGTTGGGGTCAAGCATTTCCGCGCCATGCTCAAAGCCAGGGAAAAACAAACGACCATTGACAAGTTTTTCACTGCTGGGCCATCTGCAGCTGCTGGGCCATCTGGAACTGCTCAGAAGAGGGCTGCTGCAATTGACTTGGCGGATGATTCCGACtga
- the LOC136083586 gene encoding uncharacterized protein LOC136083586 isoform X1, protein MSKMESYQERWHEFDFFKGVQRDKLLHEIHRHFSQGTRKSALVLYGMSGVGKTKIAKKYSEIYSDFYKNIVWIDAAFGKLQTSIRNRCQMLGFVVHDSIGEYFNIEVTVEKIHNYYLNEKTLYIFDNVDDESVKGLNMYFSRKANSYTLITSQWRTWSNNVNKMFIDVFSYEDAFTYVKNYIKDYADENIINLIKELGNHPFAITQAIKYINIHKVSIEKYIVRYKQKQLEILDTDNFPSEDESKSAIKAINLVLYKLKKTKLIPLELLNCLSHCDGQNISKDFIIQILHQIKIKEEHLIDEIIGLLMSYSLLNCFDDNKYSMHELTQLTCKYFQITNSSTNTHIDLIENYFKFELNQVKDHMEFGNHFVFHFLYMFRINGKKMSKTFHHMTTSIYKLLVYKGLFDEAIEILKAIQSFNTKTYGENNKLTLDTKHIIANCLKDMGKYNEALEIYFSVEKIQTETLGINHPDTIRTKHNIATCLIIMGKYNEALEIYYSVEKMQTETLGINHPDTIRTKHNIAICLKNMGKYNEALEIYYFVEETRTEVLGINHPDTIKTKHNIASCLMNMGKYNEALEIYYSVEKIRTEVLGINHPDTIRTKHNIASCLMNMGKYNEALEIYYSVEKIRTEVLGINHPDTIRTKHNIASCLMNMEKYNEALEIYYSVEKIQTETLGINHPDTIRTKHNIASCLDNMGKYNEALEIYYSVEKMQTETLGINHPNTIRTKHNIAICLDDMEKYNKALEIFYSVEKMQTEILGINHPDTIRTKRNIVISTYFLFNKTKNKLFI, encoded by the exons ATGTCAAAAATGGAATCATATCAAGAACGTTGGCATGAATTTGACTTCTTTAAAG GTGTTCAACGCGACAAACTTCTTCACGAAATTCATCGTCATTTTTCACAAGGCACACGAAAGTCGGCTTTAGTACTATATGGAATGTCAGGTGTCGGAAAGacaaaaattgccaaaaaataCTCTGAAATTTATTCTGACTTCTATAAAAACATTGTCTGGATAGACGCAGCATTTGGAAAATTACAAACTTCTATAAGAAATCGTTGTCAAATGTTAGGATTTGTTGTTCATGATTCGATAggtgaatattttaatatagaagtaactgttgaaaaaattcacaactattacttaaatgaaaaaactttgtaCATTTTTGACAATGTTGACGATGAAAGTGTTAAAGGTTTGAATATGTACTTTTCAAGGAAAGCTAACTCATATACTTTAATTACCTCGCAATGGAGAACTTGGTCgaacaatgtaaataaaatgtttatcgATGTTTTTTCGTATGAAGATGCATTTACTTAtgtgaaaaattatattaaagattACGCCGAtgaaaacataataaacttaattaaagaaCTTGGTAATCATCCATTTGCTATAACGCaggcaataaaatatataaatatacataaagtatcgatagaaaaatatatagttcgatataaacaaaaacaattagaaaTATTAGACACTGATAACTTTCCTTCTGAAGATGAATCAAAGTCtgcaataaaagcaatcaatttAGTTttgtacaaattaaaaaaaactaaacttattcCATTAGAATTACTTAACTGTTTATCTCATTGTGATGGTCAAAATATAAGTAAAGACTTTATAATCCAAATCTtacatcaaattaaaataaaagaagaacaTTTAATAGATGAAATCATTGGGTTACTAATGAgttattctttactaaattgTTTCGATGATAACAAATATTCGATGCACGAACTGACACAGCTGACgtgtaaatattttcaaattactaATTCAAGTACAAATACACATATTGAtctaatagaaaattattttaaatttgagttgAACCAAGTAAAGGATCACATGGAATTCGGAAATCATTTCGTTTTTCATTTTCTCTATATGTTTCGCATTAAcggaaaaaaaatgtcaaaaacctTCCATCATATGACAACTTCTATTTACAAGTTATTAGTATATAAAGGTTTATTTGATGAAGCAATCGAAATATTAAAAGCTATTCaaagttttaatacaaaaacttatggtgaaaataataaactcaCGCTTGATACAAAACATATTATTGCAAACTGTTTGAAggatatgggaaaatataacgaagctttagaaatttatttttctgttgagaaaatacaaactgaaactttaggtatcaaccatccagatacaataagaacaaaacataatatcgcaacCTGTTTGATAattatgggaaaatataacgaagctttagaaatttattattctgttgagaaaatgcaaactgaaactttaggtatcaaccatccagatacaataagaacaaaacataatatcgcaatctgtttgaaaaatatgggaaaatataacgaagctttagaaatttattattttgttgagGAAACACGAACTGAagttttaggtatcaaccatccagatacaataaaaacaaaacataatatcgcaagctgtttgatgaatatgggaaaatataacgaagctttagaaatttattattctgttgagaaAATACGAACTGAagttttaggtatcaaccatccagatacaataagaacaaaacataatatcgcaagctgtttgatgaatatgggaaaatataacgaagctttagaaatttattattctgttgagaaAATACGAACTGAagttttaggtatcaaccatccagatacaataagaacaaaacataatatcgcaagcTGTTTGATGAATATGgaaaaatataacgaagctttagaaatttattattctgttgagaaaatacaaactgaaactttaggtatcaaccatccagatacaataagaacaaaacataatatcgcaagctgtttggataatatgggaaaatataacgaagctttagaaatttattattctgttgagaaaatgcaaactgaaactttaggtatcaaccatccaaatacaataagaacaaaacataatatcgcaatcTGTTTGGACGATATGgaaaaatataacaaagctttagaaattttttattctgttgagaaaatgcaaactgaaattttaggtatcaaccatccagatacaataaGAACAAAACGTAATATCGTAATATCAACTTATTTtctgtttaataaaacaaaaaataagttgtttatttag
- the LOC136083586 gene encoding uncharacterized protein LOC136083586 isoform X2: MSGVGKTKIAKKYSEIYSDFYKNIVWIDAAFGKLQTSIRNRCQMLGFVVHDSIGEYFNIEVTVEKIHNYYLNEKTLYIFDNVDDESVKGLNMYFSRKANSYTLITSQWRTWSNNVNKMFIDVFSYEDAFTYVKNYIKDYADENIINLIKELGNHPFAITQAIKYINIHKVSIEKYIVRYKQKQLEILDTDNFPSEDESKSAIKAINLVLYKLKKTKLIPLELLNCLSHCDGQNISKDFIIQILHQIKIKEEHLIDEIIGLLMSYSLLNCFDDNKYSMHELTQLTCKYFQITNSSTNTHIDLIENYFKFELNQVKDHMEFGNHFVFHFLYMFRINGKKMSKTFHHMTTSIYKLLVYKGLFDEAIEILKAIQSFNTKTYGENNKLTLDTKHIIANCLKDMGKYNEALEIYFSVEKIQTETLGINHPDTIRTKHNIATCLIIMGKYNEALEIYYSVEKMQTETLGINHPDTIRTKHNIAICLKNMGKYNEALEIYYFVEETRTEVLGINHPDTIKTKHNIASCLMNMGKYNEALEIYYSVEKIRTEVLGINHPDTIRTKHNIASCLMNMGKYNEALEIYYSVEKIRTEVLGINHPDTIRTKHNIASCLMNMEKYNEALEIYYSVEKIQTETLGINHPDTIRTKHNIASCLDNMGKYNEALEIYYSVEKMQTETLGINHPNTIRTKHNIAICLDDMEKYNKALEIFYSVEKMQTEILGINHPDTIRTKRNIVISTYFLFNKTKNKLFI, encoded by the coding sequence ATGTCAGGTGTCGGAAAGacaaaaattgccaaaaaataCTCTGAAATTTATTCTGACTTCTATAAAAACATTGTCTGGATAGACGCAGCATTTGGAAAATTACAAACTTCTATAAGAAATCGTTGTCAAATGTTAGGATTTGTTGTTCATGATTCGATAggtgaatattttaatatagaagtaactgttgaaaaaattcacaactattacttaaatgaaaaaactttgtaCATTTTTGACAATGTTGACGATGAAAGTGTTAAAGGTTTGAATATGTACTTTTCAAGGAAAGCTAACTCATATACTTTAATTACCTCGCAATGGAGAACTTGGTCgaacaatgtaaataaaatgtttatcgATGTTTTTTCGTATGAAGATGCATTTACTTAtgtgaaaaattatattaaagattACGCCGAtgaaaacataataaacttaattaaagaaCTTGGTAATCATCCATTTGCTATAACGCaggcaataaaatatataaatatacataaagtatcgatagaaaaatatatagttcgatataaacaaaaacaattagaaaTATTAGACACTGATAACTTTCCTTCTGAAGATGAATCAAAGTCtgcaataaaagcaatcaatttAGTTttgtacaaattaaaaaaaactaaacttattcCATTAGAATTACTTAACTGTTTATCTCATTGTGATGGTCAAAATATAAGTAAAGACTTTATAATCCAAATCTtacatcaaattaaaataaaagaagaacaTTTAATAGATGAAATCATTGGGTTACTAATGAgttattctttactaaattgTTTCGATGATAACAAATATTCGATGCACGAACTGACACAGCTGACgtgtaaatattttcaaattactaATTCAAGTACAAATACACATATTGAtctaatagaaaattattttaaatttgagttgAACCAAGTAAAGGATCACATGGAATTCGGAAATCATTTCGTTTTTCATTTTCTCTATATGTTTCGCATTAAcggaaaaaaaatgtcaaaaacctTCCATCATATGACAACTTCTATTTACAAGTTATTAGTATATAAAGGTTTATTTGATGAAGCAATCGAAATATTAAAAGCTATTCaaagttttaatacaaaaacttatggtgaaaataataaactcaCGCTTGATACAAAACATATTATTGCAAACTGTTTGAAggatatgggaaaatataacgaagctttagaaatttatttttctgttgagaaaatacaaactgaaactttaggtatcaaccatccagatacaataagaacaaaacataatatcgcaacCTGTTTGATAattatgggaaaatataacgaagctttagaaatttattattctgttgagaaaatgcaaactgaaactttaggtatcaaccatccagatacaataagaacaaaacataatatcgcaatctgtttgaaaaatatgggaaaatataacgaagctttagaaatttattattttgttgagGAAACACGAACTGAagttttaggtatcaaccatccagatacaataaaaacaaaacataatatcgcaagctgtttgatgaatatgggaaaatataacgaagctttagaaatttattattctgttgagaaAATACGAACTGAagttttaggtatcaaccatccagatacaataagaacaaaacataatatcgcaagctgtttgatgaatatgggaaaatataacgaagctttagaaatttattattctgttgagaaAATACGAACTGAagttttaggtatcaaccatccagatacaataagaacaaaacataatatcgcaagcTGTTTGATGAATATGgaaaaatataacgaagctttagaaatttattattctgttgagaaaatacaaactgaaactttaggtatcaaccatccagatacaataagaacaaaacataatatcgcaagctgtttggataatatgggaaaatataacgaagctttagaaatttattattctgttgagaaaatgcaaactgaaactttaggtatcaaccatccaaatacaataagaacaaaacataatatcgcaatcTGTTTGGACGATATGgaaaaatataacaaagctttagaaattttttattctgttgagaaaatgcaaactgaaattttaggtatcaaccatccagatacaataaGAACAAAACGTAATATCGTAATATCAACTTATTTtctgtttaataaaacaaaaaataagttgtttatttag